In one window of Oceanispirochaeta sp. M1 DNA:
- a CDS encoding glutaredoxin domain-containing protein, whose product MSVVVYSTPSCGYCNMAKDYFKKNNIAFTEYNVAVNSQKAEEMVKKSGQMGVPVIDVNGRVIVGFNQSAIENALHR is encoded by the coding sequence ATGTCAGTAGTTGTTTATTCAACCCCAAGCTGTGGTTACTGCAATATGGCCAAGGATTACTTCAAGAAAAATAATATTGCTTTCACAGAGTATAACGTCGCCGTTAACTCCCAGAAAGCGGAAGAAATGGTCAAGAAATCAGGTCAGATGGGCGTTCCCGTGATCGATGTAAATGGACGTGTCATAGTCGGCTTTAACCAGTCTGCCATTGAAAATGCCCTGCACCGTTAA
- a CDS encoding TrmH family RNA methyltransferase, giving the protein MITVRKLFSLKKGTRERKIIRILGEWELGLHKGINPDLLYLKEFLNAVEEEEALRLPENPVNSIRNLLTETADVSSLLILVNRMRHIFMSYLDIAPADWDLLNPEDGRAGERQSFPCSIYLDELRSPFNVGSVFRTAECLGISNIYISPGTADPDHPRAVRTAMGCTQRIPWRRMNYSELAAMDESIFAMELGGESIADFSFPRKGILVLGSEELGVSPECIALAEQTGGIVSIDLYGNKASLNVSVAFGIVMNAWASSLSMV; this is encoded by the coding sequence ATGATTACTGTCAGAAAATTATTCTCTCTTAAGAAAGGCACCCGGGAGCGTAAAATTATCCGCATACTGGGGGAGTGGGAGCTTGGACTCCATAAGGGAATAAATCCCGACCTGCTCTACTTGAAAGAATTTCTGAATGCAGTTGAGGAAGAAGAGGCCCTGAGGCTCCCTGAGAATCCAGTTAATAGTATTCGGAATCTCCTCACCGAAACAGCCGATGTCTCTTCTCTTCTTATTCTTGTAAATCGAATGCGGCATATCTTTATGAGCTATCTTGATATTGCTCCTGCAGACTGGGATCTTCTGAATCCTGAAGATGGAAGAGCCGGAGAGCGGCAGAGCTTTCCATGCAGCATCTATCTGGATGAACTGCGTTCTCCCTTTAATGTAGGATCTGTATTCAGGACCGCTGAGTGCCTAGGTATCTCCAATATCTATATCTCTCCCGGCACGGCGGATCCGGATCATCCACGGGCTGTGAGGACCGCCATGGGCTGTACTCAGCGTATCCCCTGGAGGCGTATGAACTATTCTGAGCTGGCAGCTATGGATGAAAGTATTTTTGCTATGGAACTGGGAGGAGAATCTATTGCAGATTTTTCATTTCCCCGGAAAGGGATTCTTGTGCTGGGTTCTGAAGAGCTGGGCGTATCACCCGAATGTATTGCTCTTGCGGAACAGACAGGCGGCATTGTTTCCATAGATCTCTATGGAAACAAAGCATCTCTGAATGTTTCTGTTGCCTTCGGTATTGTTATGAATGCCTGGGCCTCTTCTTTGTCTATGGTTTAA
- a CDS encoding HDOD domain-containing protein, translating to MPPTNISEKIKVAIQKSVPVTVTTYKLNHETEVYLEDILGVYLRELGQDPLVDRLAYCLKELAVNAKKANTKRVYFEEKGLSLESKEDYAEGMKNFKSETMDRIDHYLEIQKQKGLYIKVSFHTFSSNFRIAIRNNVQITRKEQMRIYDRIARSRAFDSMEEAFSEVLDDSEGAGLGIVILILMLKKMGLDEDSFEIDGSSGETIASLTIPIAQVKLDEMDMMTSRIVSEIEALPQFPENVTVIQQLINDPNSDINEIARRISTDPSLTADLLRVVNSAKFMLPNRVDNIADAVKMVGLRGLKNLLYSYGSEKILNLPQKKELWDHAHRTAFYSFSLARNIKLPKDFIDDAYVGGILHDMGKIVFSSIHPELLEKIQEFSSEKELSASLFENLAGGYNHAQIGAKIAEKWNFSNSLVEAIRFHHEPHSSSVANRKVVNCVYLANAICDMEKEMITFDQLDSDVLKFFRITSEAQLDRMREILGQAFKSELMM from the coding sequence ATGCCTCCTACCAACATATCCGAAAAAATCAAGGTTGCTATCCAGAAATCAGTGCCTGTGACCGTGACAACTTATAAACTGAACCATGAAACCGAAGTGTATCTTGAAGATATATTAGGAGTATACCTACGGGAACTCGGGCAGGACCCTCTTGTGGACCGCTTGGCCTATTGCCTTAAAGAACTTGCGGTCAATGCAAAAAAAGCCAATACGAAAAGAGTCTACTTTGAAGAAAAGGGTCTATCCCTGGAGAGCAAGGAAGATTATGCAGAAGGGATGAAAAACTTTAAATCCGAGACAATGGACCGGATTGATCATTACCTGGAAATTCAGAAACAGAAAGGTCTGTATATCAAGGTTTCTTTTCATACCTTCAGTTCCAACTTCAGAATAGCTATCCGCAACAATGTTCAGATCACCCGCAAGGAGCAGATGAGGATTTACGACCGCATTGCCCGGTCAAGGGCTTTCGATAGCATGGAGGAGGCTTTCTCTGAAGTCCTGGATGATTCAGAAGGTGCAGGTCTCGGTATAGTTATCCTGATCCTGATGCTTAAGAAAATGGGTCTGGATGAGGACTCCTTTGAAATCGATGGTTCCAGCGGTGAAACTATTGCATCACTGACCATCCCCATCGCCCAGGTTAAACTGGATGAAATGGACATGATGACAAGCAGAATTGTTTCTGAAATTGAGGCCCTCCCTCAGTTCCCTGAAAATGTTACCGTTATCCAGCAGCTTATAAATGACCCCAATTCTGATATAAATGAAATTGCGAGACGAATCAGTACCGACCCTTCTCTGACTGCCGACCTGCTCCGTGTGGTCAACTCGGCAAAATTCATGCTGCCCAACAGAGTGGACAATATTGCCGATGCGGTAAAGATGGTCGGACTCAGAGGACTGAAGAATCTACTGTACTCCTATGGATCAGAAAAGATTCTGAACCTGCCTCAGAAAAAGGAACTCTGGGACCATGCTCACAGGACAGCATTCTACTCCTTCAGTCTTGCAAGAAATATCAAACTTCCTAAAGATTTTATCGATGATGCATATGTCGGCGGTATCCTGCACGATATGGGAAAAATTGTTTTCTCAAGCATACATCCCGAACTTCTTGAAAAGATTCAGGAGTTCTCATCAGAAAAAGAGCTCTCCGCCAGTCTGTTTGAAAACCTGGCAGGTGGTTACAACCATGCCCAGATCGGTGCAAAAATCGCTGAAAAATGGAATTTCTCCAACTCTCTTGTGGAAGCCATCCGCTTTCACCACGAACCCCATTCATCAAGTGTAGCAAACAGAAAGGTAGTCAACTGTGTCTACCTGGCCAATGCTATCTGTGATATGGAAAAAGAGATGATAACCTTTGACCAGCTCGATTCAGATGTTTTAAAATTCTTCAGAATCACATCTGAAGCACAGCTGGACAGAATGAGAGAGATCCTCGGTCAGGCCTTTAAATCCGAATTGATGATGTAA
- a CDS encoding iron-containing alcohol dehydrogenase, whose amino-acid sequence MAEIFLQVPSRVLQGVNETNRLGIEITKLGKRVLLISEPLYKDSVRKLQSLLQGHGIGTILHEEEALRGTAYSVETCQNLAKGSHVESILAMGGGRTIAIARAVAASVPEGLHPDTLMERGSGGGLSLPCIEVLSDFWSPLFLQSRFLLTDSRNGISRIINYHPNSTCLQVCDPVHSLVLPERYRTPLFFELMMNTLVCAVFPTRSFLSEVHSVSAFRRLWRRKKALVGEWDLDAASDLMEAGFLTAMAHQETGIFWPGVLVMAVSGHFDQSRSVIAMILMPFILDYLCSVAASEISDFLDQLRDIEDAPRTPDELKDAVRELIGWYSMPSQLRNTGIAQDSLALAAETTGQMLTQLGSSGITVDQIFSILKSSW is encoded by the coding sequence ATGGCCGAGATATTCCTACAGGTTCCCTCCCGTGTACTGCAGGGGGTTAATGAAACAAACCGTCTTGGTATCGAAATTACAAAACTTGGTAAACGGGTTCTGCTGATCAGTGAGCCTCTATATAAGGATTCGGTCCGAAAACTTCAGAGTCTACTTCAGGGGCATGGTATTGGTACTATTCTTCATGAAGAAGAGGCCCTGAGAGGAACTGCCTATTCTGTTGAAACCTGCCAGAATCTGGCAAAAGGCAGCCATGTTGAGTCAATCCTTGCGATGGGCGGAGGACGAACTATTGCTATTGCAAGAGCAGTCGCCGCTTCCGTACCTGAAGGACTTCACCCTGATACTCTTATGGAAAGGGGGAGTGGTGGAGGTCTTTCACTTCCCTGTATCGAAGTTCTCAGCGACTTCTGGTCGCCCCTGTTTCTACAGTCGAGATTTCTTCTGACCGACAGCAGAAATGGTATAAGCAGAATTATTAATTACCATCCAAATAGCACATGCCTGCAGGTATGTGATCCAGTGCACTCTCTGGTGCTTCCAGAAAGGTACAGAACACCTCTTTTCTTTGAACTGATGATGAATACTCTGGTATGTGCCGTTTTTCCCACAAGATCATTTCTATCCGAAGTACACAGTGTTTCAGCCTTCCGCCGTCTGTGGCGGAGAAAGAAAGCTCTCGTCGGAGAGTGGGATCTAGATGCCGCTTCCGATCTGATGGAAGCAGGATTTTTGACAGCGATGGCGCACCAGGAAACAGGAATATTCTGGCCGGGAGTTCTTGTAATGGCTGTAAGTGGTCATTTTGATCAGTCGCGCTCTGTTATTGCCATGATTCTGATGCCCTTTATCCTTGATTATCTTTGTTCTGTTGCCGCCAGTGAGATCAGTGATTTTCTGGATCAGCTCAGGGATATAGAAGATGCCCCCAGAACTCCGGATGAGTTGAAAGACGCAGTGCGGGAGTTGATAGGCTGGTATTCCATGCCTTCACAGCTTAGAAATACCGGCATTGCACAGGACTCTCTGGCTCTGGCTGCCGAAACAACAGGACAGATGCTTACTCAGCTGGGCAGCAGTGGAATTACTGTTGACCAGATTTTTTCAATACTTAAAAGCAGCTGGTAA